In Lujinxingia sediminis, the sequence AAGACCGGTTCAGGCCGCCGCGCGCCCACGTCCGTCTCGGATACCGCTTCGGGGTCGGGACCGATCCAGATCGAGATCCGTGGCCAGAAAATGACGATTCGAAGCGATCGCGACGCGACCTTCGTTCGAAACCTGGCGCGATATATCGACCATAAAGCTGAGGAGCTGCAAACGGCCGCTCCCAGTGCGCCCATAGATAAGTTGATGATGTTGGCCAGCATGAACGTGGCCGAGGAGCTCTTTGAGGCCCGAGAAGAACTGCATCGCATGCGTGTGCAGCTTAAGGAGACCACCGAGACGCTCGTTGATTTGATCACTCAGGTCGAGGAGGCCTGAAGGCGCGATCGAAGTTTAGCTATCCCACCCCCATCGCGGTGTCTGAGCCCACGCCGAACTTCTGAGCTCGCATGAGGTCATTTCAATGAGACGACCTCAAGGACGAGTGCAGCGGTGAGCCCAGCAGACGCCCGAAGGTTGCAAAAGACGCGCTTGCGAAATGAGCTTCGCGCGCGACGTCGGGCGTTGGATGTGCCCCTGCGTCAGCACGCGGCAGAGGCTCTGTGCGCGCGCCTGATGGCGGTGCCGCACTTCTTTGCTGCGCGTCATATCGCCGCGTACTGGGCCCACGGAGCGGAGCTCAGCGTGGCCGGCGCGCTCTACGAAAAAGTCAGCCAGGGGGCTCAGGTCTATCTGCCGCGGGTCAACGCCTCCGACCGCCTCGACTTCGTCGATGCCGGCGGGCTCGACGGTCTTCAGCCGGGCGCCTTCGGCATTATGGAGCCGGAGGGGCCAGCCTGCGATCTGAGCCGTATCGAGATCTTTCTGGTGCCGGGGCTCGGCTTCGACCCGCGCGGCCATCGCCTCGGCTCGGGACGCGCGTACTACGACCGCGCTCTGGCCGGCGTCACACACGCCTTACTGATCGGTGTGGGGTACGACTGGCAGCTCATCGATGAGGAGCTGCCCGAAGAGGCCCACGACCGTCCCATGGACATCATCGCGACGCCCAAACGCTGGCACGTGCCGGCGCAGGCGTCGTCTTTACATACATCGAAGGAGTAGGACATGGAGCTGATGCTCTATTTGATCGTCGGCGGGATCATCGGGGTGGTGCTTGGCACGCTCATGGCCCGTACCCGCGCCCAGGCTCAACAGCAGGAGCTCGTCGACCAGCGCGTTGAGGCGCTCAAGGACGAAACGGTCGAGAGCACGCGTCGGCGCGTCGAGAGTGAGGTGCGCGCCGAACTCACCGAGAGCGTGCGCGCCGAGCTCGTGGAGAAGTTCAGCGCCGAGGCCAAGAGCGAGGCCAAAGCCGCCGCCCAGCGCATCAAGCGCGACGCGGACGCGGAAGCCGACAAACGCGTCAAAGATGCCGAGATCACATCGCGTGAGCTTGTACTCGCGGGCCAGAAAGAGGCCGAGGCTGAGCTCAAAAGCCGCCGTGCCGAGCAGCAGAAGATCGAGGAGCGTCTGAGCAACCGCGAGTCCAACCTGGACGCCCGCGCCGAGCGCCTCGATGAGCGTGAAGAGGCTGTGAAGACCCGCGAGCAGCAGGTCGCCGAGAGCGAGGCGCAGTTCTCCTCCCGAGAGCTGGAGCTGGAGCGTCAGCGCGGCGAGGTGGAGCTCGTGTTGGAGAAAGTCGCCGGGTACAGCGCCGAGCAGGCCCGCGCCGAGCTCGTCGCCCGCATGGTCAACCAGGCTGAGCTTGAAGCGAACCGTAAGATCAAAGTCATCGAAGAGCAGGCCGAAGAAGAGGCCGACAAGCGCGCCCAGAAGATCATCAGCGTGGCCGTGCAACGCTACGCCGGCGACTTCGTCGCTGAGAAATGTGTCAGCGTGGTCAGCCTTCCCTCCGACGATATGAAGGGGCGCATCATCGGCCGGGAAGGCCGCAACATCCGCGCGCTGGAGGCGGCCAGCGGCGTCGATATCATCATCGATGACACGCCTGAGGCGGTGATTGTCAGCGGTTTTGATCCGGTTCGCCGCGAGATCGCGCGCCGCTCGCTCGATAAGCTCATCGCCGACGGCCGCATTCACCCCACCCGCATCGAAGAGGTGGTGGCGAAGACCGACCAGGAAGTTGCCCAGAGCATCAAAGAGGCCGGCGAGCAGGCCGCCTTTGAGCTGGGCATCCACGGGCTTCACCCGGAGCTCATCAAGATGGTCGGGCGGCTTAAATACCGCACGAGCTACGGCCAGAATATGTGGTCGCACTCCATCGAAGTTGGCTTTCTGTGCGGGCTGATGGCCTCGGAGCTCGGCGTGAACGTCAAGATGGCTCGGCGCGCGGGGCTTCTGCACGATATCGGTAAGGCGCTCACCCACGAGCAGGAAGGTAGCCACGCCATTATCGGCGCCGACCTCTGCCGCAAGTATGGCGAGCATGAGATCGTGCGCAACGCCGTAGCCGCCCACCACAACGATGAGCCGCAGAACTCGGTGATCGCTCACCTGGTCATCGCATCGGATGCCCTGAGCGGCGCGCGCCCCGGTGCCCGACGCGAGATCCTGGAGACCTACGTCAAACGCCTCGAAGATCTGGAGCGCATCTCCATGGGCTTTAAAGGCGTGGAGAAGACCTACGCCATTCAGGCCGGCCGCGAGATCCGTGTGATGGTCGAACACGGCAGCATCGACGATGCCGGCGCGTTCGCGCTCAGCCGCGACATCGCCCGCAAGATCGAAGACGAGCTCACCTACCCGGGGCAAATCAAGGTCACCGTCATTCGTGAGACCCGCGCCATTGACTACGCACGCTGATTTTTTTGGCGCGTAAGTTCTTGAAAGAAAAGATCATTCGGAGTTGGAAGAGCCATGACGCAAGAACCCACTGAGTTTCAAAGCGACGTCCTCAAAGAACTCGCCTGGCGAGGATTCATCTACCAGCAGACCCACGAGGAGCTCGATGACGAGCTGAGCAAGGGGCCGATGACGCTCTATTGCGGCTTTGACCCGACGGCCTCGTCGCTGCACGTGGGCAACCTCGTGGGAATCATGGGGCTGGCGCATTTCTACCGTCACGGTCACCGCCCCCTGGCGCTGGTAGGCGGGGCGACCGGCCTGATTGGCGACCCTTCCGGGCGCAGCACCGAGCGTAATCTGCTCGATGAGACGACCCTGCAGGCCAACCTTTCGAGCATCGGCGCGCAGCTCAAACGGGTGCTGGGCGCGTCGCGCACTCTGCACCGCGAGGGCGATGCGAAGGCCGGTGAACCGGTGGCGATGGTCAATAACGCTGACTGGTTCAAGCAGTGGAGCTTCATCGACTTTTTGCGCGATGTGGGCAGGCACTTCCGCGTCAACCAGATGCTGGCCAAAGACTCGGTGCGCGCGCGCCTGGAGGAGCGGGAGCAGGGCATCAGCTACACCGAGTTCAGCTACATGCTGATTCAGGCCTACGACTACCTGCACCTCAACCAGAACGAGGGCTGCCGCCTGCAGATTGGCGGAAGCGATCAGTGGGGCAACATCACCGCCGGCGTCGACCTGACGCGCCGACGCACCGGCGAGTCGACCTTCGGGCTGACCTTCCCGCTGATCACGGCGGCCGACGGCACAAAGATCGGCAAGAGCTTAGGGGGCGCGGTCTACCTCGACGGGGAGATGACCAGCGCGTACGCCTTCTACCAGTACTGGATCAACCAGGGGGATGCGGACTGCGGGCGTTTTCTGCGCCTCTTTACCTTCCTGCCGCAGGAGGAGATCGAGGCCCTGGAGGCGAAGATCGAGGCCGGCGAGAACCGCGGTGAGGTGCAGCAGATGCTGGCCCGCGAGGTCACCACGCTGATTCACGGCGAAGAGGAGTGCGAGAAGGTCATTCGCGCAAGCCGCATGCTCTTTGGCGAGAAGATCGAGGGGCTCAACGACCGAGACTTAAGCTCGATTTTCGCCGAGGTTCCCTCCACCGAGGTGGCGCGCGCGTCCCTGGAGGCCGGCGAGCTGGGGCTCCTGGATGTGCTGGTGAATACCGGCCTTCAAACCTCCAAAGGTCAGGCACGCCGACTGCTTGAGCAGGGCGGGGTGTACATCAACAACGAGCGCGTCGACGACGTGGCCAAAGTGCTTGGTGAGGCCGATCTGGCCAGCGAGTCGATGCTGGTCCTGCGCGCCGGCAAGAAGCGCTACCATGTGGTGCGTTTTGTGTGAGTGAGCCCGAGTGAGTGAGACCAGCGCCGGCGAAGAGGGGGCCTGGAAGATCGCGCTGGCGCTAAGCGTGGTGCTCACGCTGTCGGTGGCGCTTTGCGAGCCGGCGCCGCGTGAGGCGGTCGGGCGATTTCTGGGCGTTGTGGGGCTGAGCGCGCTCCTGCTGGGGTGGGGCGTGCGGGGGGGATGGACGTGGCTGAACGGGGGGCCGCGCTGGCGCGCAGTGACGGTGATTGCAGGGGGGGCGCTGGCGCTGCGCCTGGCGGCGTGGATGGCCCCGGTGTCGCTCTCCGATGATGTGTGGCGCTACGTGTGGGACGGGGCGATCGTGGCCGCCGGCGAAAACCCCTACGCCGAGACGCCGCGCGAGCGGGTAAGGCGCGTGCAGGGGGAGTTTGACGGCGTGTCCGATGAGGTCGACCGGGCGGAAAGGGCGGAGCTTGAGCGGCTGAACAGCCCCGACTATCACACGGTGTATCCGCCCGGGGCGCAGGCGGTCTTTGCTTCTGCCACCATCGCTGCGGGCTGGCTGGGAGGTGTATCGGAGCGGTGGTTGCGTCTGGTCTTTGTGCTGGCCGATCTTCTGGCGGTGCTTCTGATCGCGCGCGCGCTCCTTGCGATGCGGCGCGCGGTGGGGTGGGCCGCCCTCTATGCCTGGCATCCGCTTGTGGTGTGGGAGGTGGGAGGCGGGGGGCATACCGAGGCGCTGGCGGTGGGGCTGATGGTGGTCCTGGTGCTGATGCTGGGCCGAAGTCGTCCCTGGATGGTCGGTGCGGTGATCGGTCTGAGCGCGCTGGCCAAACTTACCTTTCTCATCGTCAGTCCGCTGGTGGGGGTCGCGTTATGGCGGCGAGGACGCTTTCGTGATGCGCTCATCGCTGCATGTGTGGCGGTGGGTGTGGTGGTGGCGGGCTATATGCCCTTCTGGTTCGAGGATCTGATTGCGAACCAGCGAGAAAGCGTCGCGCTCTACGCGGGCGTCTTTTCTTTTGATGCGCCGCTTTACTACGCGGCGCGCTACCTTCTGGGCTACCGCGAGGGGGTGAGCGATCCGGTCACCCATATCCTCTCGCCGGCGTTGCAGCTGGCGACGATGGCGACTCTTGTGGCGGCGACACTCTGGCAAGATGGCAGCCGCCGGCGCCTGGCCTCCTCCATGGTCGTGGGCTGGGCGGGCTATCTTGTGTTTAACCCGGTGCTGCATCCCTGGTACGCGCTGGGTCTGCTGGCCGCGGCGGCGCTGGCCGGGAGCTGGTCGGTGAGTCTGGCAGGGTTGGCGCTGATGCTTTCGTACCTTTTTTATGATCCGGCGGTAGGACGCCCCGAGGAGATCGCGGTGATGGTTGTGCAGAGTGTGTGGGCGGCGGCGGTCGTGGGCTGGCAGATGGGGCCCCGGGCCATAACGTGGGCGTTGCGCCGTCGAGCGAAGACGAAGTTCGATGCGGTGAGGCCTTACCTTCGGCCCGGTGATCGGGTGCTCGATCTCGGAGCTGGCGAGGGTTTTGTGGGGGCGCTTGTGGCTGAGGCGGGCCATGAGGTCGTGCTGGCGGAGGTCGACGACCGCAATCGCACCGCGCTTCCCATGGTCACCTACGACGGGGAGTTCCTGCCGCTCGACGACGATCAGTTCGATGTGGCGATCATCGCCTATACGCTTCATCACGCGCGGCACCCCGATCAGGTGCTGGCCGAGGCGGCGCGCGTGGCCCGGCGTCTGGTGATTCTGGAGACGGTCTATGAAAGGAGCTGGGATCGGCGCCTGGTGACCTTTCTTGATCACAGCGCGAACCGCCTGCGGGGAATGGCCCCCGAGCCCCTCTATTTTGACCGAGTGGAGGGCTGGCTGGAGCGTCTTCAGGCCCGCAGTCTCAAGGTGCTCACCTGGAGGTGGCTGGGGCGCGGGGTGCATCGCCACGTGATCATCGTGGCGGATCGCCAGGGCGCACAACGCTGAAGTAGCCGGGCATGCATCCGAAAGGCGGCTGACTGCGGGGAGGGGGACCGCCCGGGCACCTGAGCGCAAAGGTGCGAAAGGGCCTTCGTATGCAAGAAGGGCACAGCGCAGGATGTGCAAAAACAAAAAAAACCGACCAACATATGTTGGTCGGTTTCTTGAGCGTCCCCTACGGGATTCGAACCCGTGTCGCCGGCGTGAAAGGCCGGTGTCCTAGGCCTCTAGACGAAGGGGACATTCAGCCCTTAAAGGGCTGAAGATCCTGCTATGTGGTACTACATGGTACAGACGTGGTCACTGTGAATCTGGTGTGACCAAGCGTCCCCTACGGGATTCGAACCCGTGTCGCCGGCGTGAAAGGCCGGTGTCCTAGGCCTCTAGACGAAGGGGACGTGAGCCGTGGTGGGCTCGAACCACCGACCCGCAGATTAAAAGTCTGCTGCTCTACCAACTGAGCTAACGGCCCAACATGTTTAACAATCAACCGTGGTTGAGAGTCAAACCACCACCGGAGCTTGGTGTCTCCGGCTGTTTCGTTTCTGGGGTTTCCCCCGAAACGGAAGCTATATCTACAGCTGCCCCCCCGGGGTGTCAACGGGTTTCTGCAAAAATTATCCGCTCAGAGCATAATTTTTCCGGGGTTTGGTGGATTCGTAAATGATTTCAGGTGTTTAGGATTAAGGTGTCCGGGCTGCGGGGGCCGGGGAGATGGGGATCATGCGTCTTGGGTCGATGTTTGATAGGATCGCGAGCGCAGGGCCACCGGGCTTTGAGCGCGCAGGCGGGGGGAATGCGGCGATGGCATCGGCGGCTTCAATTCAGGAGGTCTCGTTCTTCGAGCTTGCAGCGCGGTTGGAGATGGCACGCAGAAAACAAGGACGCTGGAGGGACCGCCGCGACACCGTGCCCGCACGTCGCAAGCGCCGTCGTTTGCATCGTCGCGACTTTCCGGCCAGCCAGGTCTACGAGCCTGCGCCCGTCGACCCGCGCCTGGCCACACGCGGGGTGCAGAGCCGCCTCTTAGGCGCAGCGGGGTTGGCCGCGCTGACCGTGGCATGTGTGCTGGCGGTGATTTTTGCCCCCGGATTTTCGTATGACATGGTCTTTCTGCTGACGATGGGCACCGGCTCACTGGGCCTGGCCATCGCGCTGATTATGGGGGCCAGGCGCGAGGAGATCGTGCACGGCATCGCCCATCGGCTCAGCGACGAGTCCGGAGAGCCGCAGCGGGCGCTGCGCCTGGACTTGCGGGATCTTGGCGAGGACGGATCCCTGCTGCTGGAGGGACCCGAACAGGTCGATCCCGATACCTGGAGCTGGGAGCTGGCAAACCCTGCCCGTGGTGAGCAGGTGCTTGCCGAGCGTCCCACAGGCCAGCGGCCCCCTTACTCCCCGCGGTAGATGCAGCTCGACTCGCAGGTCTCGTGGATCTGCAGGCTGTGCAGCTGGGGAAGCACAGGCTTGATACGCTCCCACATCCATCCGGCGAGCACCTCGGAGGTGGGGTTCTCGAGACCTTCGATCTCGTTGAGGTAATAGTGATCGAGTTGTTCGACGATCAGCGGCTTTACGGCCGCCTTGATATCGCCATAGTCCAGAAGCCAGCCCATCTCGGGGTCGACCTCCCCGCGCACCGTCACGGTGACGCGGTACGAGTGGCCATGCAGACGCTGGCACTTATGCCCTTCGGGCACATGGGGGAGGCGGTGGGCAGCCTCAAAACGAAACTCTTTAACCAGCTCGACGATCATAACTAAGGTCTGGGGCAGGGAGGGGAGGTTGGGGGCATGGAGCCCGGGACGCTTCTCGACTATAGTGCCGGGCGCAGATCGCGCAGTCCGTAACGTAAGCCAGTGATGTGAGTCAAATCCAGATGCAATCACCCTTTTTAAAGGCGCTCGCTGCCGGTCCCATCGTCTTTGACGGTGCAATCGGCACACAACTCTACGAACGCGGTATCTACATCAATAAATCCTTTGATGATGCGAACCTCTCGCGGCCGGACCTTGTGGCAGCGGTTCATGCCGAATACGTGAGCGCCGGCGCCGAGGTGATCACGACCAACACCTTCTCTTCGAATCGCATCAAACTCAAACGCCACGGGCTGGAGGAGCGCGCCGCCGAGATCGCCCTGGCCGGAGCGCGGATCGCACGGGAGGTCGCCGGCGATCTGGCGCTTGTGGCCGGGTCGGTGGGGCCGACCGGACGCACCCCGACGATGCTCACCGAGCGCGAACTCGACGAGATGCGCCAGGCCTTTCGCGAGCAGATCGCAGCGTTGGCCGAGGGCGGCGTCGATGTGATCGTGCTGGAGACCTTTCGCCAGCTCGCCGAAATTCGCATGGCGCTGGAGGCGGCGCGCGAGGTCTGCGATCTGCCGGTGATCGCACAGATGAGCTTTGACGGGGAGCGTCGCACTGGCGACGGGGCAGACCCCGAGCGGGTGGCGATGCTGCTGGCCGACTGGGGGGCCGATGTGGTGGGCGCCAACTGCATGGAAGGGCCGCACGTGCTCTACGACGTGGTCGTGGACATGCTCAGCTGCGGTCTTCCGGTGATCGCCCAGCCCAACGCCGGGTATCCTCGAAAGGTGGATGAGCGCCTCGTCTATATGGCGACGCCCGAATATTTCGGTGTGTACGCGCGCCGCTTCTTTAAGGCCGGGGTGCGCCTGGTAGGCGGGTGCTGCGGCACCGGCCCGGATCACATTCGTCAGGTTGCGGCGGCAGCGCGCATGCTCGGCGGAGGGCGCGCCAGCGTGGAGGTCAGCACCGCACGCATGCCCCGGAAGGAGGTCGAGCCGGAATGTGTGCAGAGTCAGAAGGCGCCCACTCGTCTGGCCGAGAAGATCGAGGCAGCGCATCGCTCGCGAGCCGTCGGGGAGCCTGTGAGTCGCGAGAACTTCGTGGTGAGCGTGGAGGTCAACCCGCCCTCCGGGCTGCGCGCCGATCGCGCCATTGAGGCTGCACGCATGCTCGTCGAGGGCGGGGTGGATGTTATCAACATCGCCGATGGTCCGCGCGCCTCGGTGCGTATGGCGAACTGGGCGCTGGGGCGGATGCTTCAGGAGTCACTCGATATCGAGGTGATCTTGCATCTGTGCGGCCGCGACCGAAACCTGCTCGGATTGCAGTCAGATGTGCTGGCCTTTGAGGCGCTGGATCTTCGCAACCTGGTGGTGATCACAGGCGATCCTCCCAAGGTAGGCGACTACCCGCACGCCACGGCGGTCTTCGATCTGGATAGCGTGGGGATCTTGCGCATGATCGACAACTTCAACCATGGGGTCGATCCGGCCGGAAAGCCGGTGGGGGATGCCACCGCGTTTTATTGTGCGTGTGGGGCCGAACCGGCCGCCGCCGACTACGAGCGGGAGCTGCGCCGCCTGGAGTTGAAGAAGGCTGCCGGAGCACGTTTTGTGATGACCCAGCCTGTCTATGATCCGGCGGTGCTCGATCGTTTTCTGGCCGACATTGAGCACCTGGATCTTCCGGTGCTGGTGGGGCTTTTGCCCCTGGCGAGCGCGCGAAACGCGGAGTTTCTGCATAACGAGGTGCCCGGGATGGCCGTGCCCCTGGAGGTGCGCGAGCGTATGCGCGCCGCCGGCACCGGGCAGGCCGCGCGCGCCGAAGGCGTTCGCATCGCCCAGGAGACGCTGGAGGCGGTGGGCTCGCGGGTGGCCGGAGCTTATATCATGCCACCTTTCGGCCGTTATGAGGCCGCCCTTGAGATCTTGAGTTGTCTTCCCGGCTACGCCACAACCTGATGGCCTTTGAGGAGGCGCGTCTATCGGCGCGCAAATACGCTATGACGATTTACGAGAGCATCGTCGACCTGGTGGGGAAGACCCCGTTGATTCGGCTGAACAAAGTCACCGCAGACTGTCCCGCGGAGATCGTGGGCAAGGCGGAGTTTTTCAATCCGCTGGGAAGCGTCAAAGATCGCATTGGTGCGGCGATGGTCGCCGATGCCGAGGCACGCGGTGCGCTAAAGCCGGGCGGACTTATCGTGGAGCCGACCAGCGGCAACACCGGCATCGCGCTGGCCTTTGTCTGCGCCTCGCGTGGCTACAAACTCGTGCTGACGATGCCGGACACCATGAGCCTGGAGCGGCGCACCCTGCTCAAGGCGCTGGGCGCTGAGCTTGTGCTTACCCCCGGCTCGCTCGGGATGCAGGGCGCGGTGGAGGAGGCCCGACGGATGGTCGAGTCGACCCCGGGGGCGATCATGCTTCAGCAGTTTCAGAACCCTGCCAACCCGCAGAGTCACGCCGAAACTACCGCCGACGAGATCTGGACGGGCTGCGAGGGACGCATCGACGCCATCGTCACAGGCGTGGGCACCGGGGGCACCATCACCGGGGTCACGCGCACATTGAAGCAGAGAAACCCCCACTTTAAAGCCATCGCCGTGGAGCCCGCCGGCAGCCCGGTGCTCTCCGGCGGGGTGGCAGGGCCGCATAAGGTACAGGGGATCGGTGCGGGCTTTGTGCCCGATATCTTTGAGAAGGAACTCATCGACGAGATTCTCACCGTCGAAGACGACGAAGCCTTTGAGATGGCCCGGCGCCTGGCCTGTGAAGAAGGTC encodes:
- a CDS encoding cell division protein ZapA, which translates into the protein MSSQSTKTGSGRRAPTSVSDTASGSGPIQIEIRGQKMTIRSDRDATFVRNLARYIDHKAEELQTAAPSAPIDKLMMLASMNVAEELFEAREELHRMRVQLKETTETLVDLITQVEEA
- a CDS encoding 5-formyltetrahydrofolate cyclo-ligase, with the protein product MSPADARRLQKTRLRNELRARRRALDVPLRQHAAEALCARLMAVPHFFAARHIAAYWAHGAELSVAGALYEKVSQGAQVYLPRVNASDRLDFVDAGGLDGLQPGAFGIMEPEGPACDLSRIEIFLVPGLGFDPRGHRLGSGRAYYDRALAGVTHALLIGVGYDWQLIDEELPEEAHDRPMDIIATPKRWHVPAQASSLHTSKE
- the rny gene encoding ribonuclease Y, which produces MELMLYLIVGGIIGVVLGTLMARTRAQAQQQELVDQRVEALKDETVESTRRRVESEVRAELTESVRAELVEKFSAEAKSEAKAAAQRIKRDADAEADKRVKDAEITSRELVLAGQKEAEAELKSRRAEQQKIEERLSNRESNLDARAERLDEREEAVKTREQQVAESEAQFSSRELELERQRGEVELVLEKVAGYSAEQARAELVARMVNQAELEANRKIKVIEEQAEEEADKRAQKIISVAVQRYAGDFVAEKCVSVVSLPSDDMKGRIIGREGRNIRALEAASGVDIIIDDTPEAVIVSGFDPVRREIARRSLDKLIADGRIHPTRIEEVVAKTDQEVAQSIKEAGEQAAFELGIHGLHPELIKMVGRLKYRTSYGQNMWSHSIEVGFLCGLMASELGVNVKMARRAGLLHDIGKALTHEQEGSHAIIGADLCRKYGEHEIVRNAVAAHHNDEPQNSVIAHLVIASDALSGARPGARREILETYVKRLEDLERISMGFKGVEKTYAIQAGREIRVMVEHGSIDDAGAFALSRDIARKIEDELTYPGQIKVTVIRETRAIDYAR
- the tyrS gene encoding tyrosine--tRNA ligase; this encodes MTQEPTEFQSDVLKELAWRGFIYQQTHEELDDELSKGPMTLYCGFDPTASSLHVGNLVGIMGLAHFYRHGHRPLALVGGATGLIGDPSGRSTERNLLDETTLQANLSSIGAQLKRVLGASRTLHREGDAKAGEPVAMVNNADWFKQWSFIDFLRDVGRHFRVNQMLAKDSVRARLEEREQGISYTEFSYMLIQAYDYLHLNQNEGCRLQIGGSDQWGNITAGVDLTRRRTGESTFGLTFPLITAADGTKIGKSLGGAVYLDGEMTSAYAFYQYWINQGDADCGRFLRLFTFLPQEEIEALEAKIEAGENRGEVQQMLAREVTTLIHGEEECEKVIRASRMLFGEKIEGLNDRDLSSIFAEVPSTEVARASLEAGELGLLDVLVNTGLQTSKGQARRLLEQGGVYINNERVDDVAKVLGEADLASESMLVLRAGKKRYHVVRFV
- a CDS encoding methyltransferase domain-containing protein: MSETSAGEEGAWKIALALSVVLTLSVALCEPAPREAVGRFLGVVGLSALLLGWGVRGGWTWLNGGPRWRAVTVIAGGALALRLAAWMAPVSLSDDVWRYVWDGAIVAAGENPYAETPRERVRRVQGEFDGVSDEVDRAERAELERLNSPDYHTVYPPGAQAVFASATIAAGWLGGVSERWLRLVFVLADLLAVLLIARALLAMRRAVGWAALYAWHPLVVWEVGGGGHTEALAVGLMVVLVLMLGRSRPWMVGAVIGLSALAKLTFLIVSPLVGVALWRRGRFRDALIAACVAVGVVVAGYMPFWFEDLIANQRESVALYAGVFSFDAPLYYAARYLLGYREGVSDPVTHILSPALQLATMATLVAATLWQDGSRRRLASSMVVGWAGYLVFNPVLHPWYALGLLAAAALAGSWSVSLAGLALMLSYLFYDPAVGRPEEIAVMVVQSVWAAAVVGWQMGPRAITWALRRRAKTKFDAVRPYLRPGDRVLDLGAGEGFVGALVAEAGHEVVLAEVDDRNRTALPMVTYDGEFLPLDDDQFDVAIIAYTLHHARHPDQVLAEAARVARRLVILETVYERSWDRRLVTFLDHSANRLRGMAPEPLYFDRVEGWLERLQARSLKVLTWRWLGRGVHRHVIIVADRQGAQR
- the queD gene encoding 6-carboxytetrahydropterin synthase QueD; this encodes MIVELVKEFRFEAAHRLPHVPEGHKCQRLHGHSYRVTVTVRGEVDPEMGWLLDYGDIKAAVKPLIVEQLDHYYLNEIEGLENPTSEVLAGWMWERIKPVLPQLHSLQIHETCESSCIYRGE
- a CDS encoding bifunctional homocysteine S-methyltransferase/methylenetetrahydrofolate reductase; its protein translation is MQSPFLKALAAGPIVFDGAIGTQLYERGIYINKSFDDANLSRPDLVAAVHAEYVSAGAEVITTNTFSSNRIKLKRHGLEERAAEIALAGARIAREVAGDLALVAGSVGPTGRTPTMLTERELDEMRQAFREQIAALAEGGVDVIVLETFRQLAEIRMALEAAREVCDLPVIAQMSFDGERRTGDGADPERVAMLLADWGADVVGANCMEGPHVLYDVVVDMLSCGLPVIAQPNAGYPRKVDERLVYMATPEYFGVYARRFFKAGVRLVGGCCGTGPDHIRQVAAAARMLGGGRASVEVSTARMPRKEVEPECVQSQKAPTRLAEKIEAAHRSRAVGEPVSRENFVVSVEVNPPSGLRADRAIEAARMLVEGGVDVINIADGPRASVRMANWALGRMLQESLDIEVILHLCGRDRNLLGLQSDVLAFEALDLRNLVVITGDPPKVGDYPHATAVFDLDSVGILRMIDNFNHGVDPAGKPVGDATAFYCACGAEPAAADYERELRRLELKKAAGARFVMTQPVYDPAVLDRFLADIEHLDLPVLVGLLPLASARNAEFLHNEVPGMAVPLEVRERMRAAGTGQAARAEGVRIAQETLEAVGSRVAGAYIMPPFGRYEAALEILSCLPGYATT
- the cysK gene encoding cysteine synthase A, with amino-acid sequence MTIYESIVDLVGKTPLIRLNKVTADCPAEIVGKAEFFNPLGSVKDRIGAAMVADAEARGALKPGGLIVEPTSGNTGIALAFVCASRGYKLVLTMPDTMSLERRTLLKALGAELVLTPGSLGMQGAVEEARRMVESTPGAIMLQQFQNPANPQSHAETTADEIWTGCEGRIDAIVTGVGTGGTITGVTRTLKQRNPHFKAIAVEPAGSPVLSGGVAGPHKVQGIGAGFVPDIFEKELIDEILTVEDDEAFEMARRLACEEGLLVGISAGANVAAAIRVGRRPEFAGKRIVTMLCDTGERYLSTPLFREL